From one candidate division TA06 bacterium genomic stretch:
- a CDS encoding alpha/beta hydrolase, with the protein MKPLLIPVIRIVTVLGFCAISASVAMYLLQDRMIFYPQRIRRSDLDAIKSYRNVREVAVTARDGTVIKGWFVDNGNPGRSKLLFYFGGNAEEVSYLIPKAAGSKDCSFVLMNYRGYGQSQGKPSETSLCSDALEIYDSFAGRTGAKDQRIIIMGRSIGTGVAVFLAKNRKSDGVILVSPYNDFKSLAQYHFPYLPVGLMIKYKFNSGEKAPSIKSPLMIMLGTEDKTIPPQQSRLLAQKWGGMVTIKEFEGADHNTFGHGYWQCIKEFLNQY; encoded by the coding sequence ATGAAGCCGTTGCTCATTCCGGTCATCCGCATCGTAACCGTTCTCGGGTTTTGCGCGATCTCGGCCTCGGTGGCGATGTATCTCCTCCAGGACCGGATGATCTTTTACCCCCAACGAATACGCCGAAGCGATCTGGACGCGATCAAATCCTACCGAAACGTAAGAGAGGTGGCCGTTACCGCCCGTGACGGGACCGTGATCAAAGGATGGTTCGTGGATAACGGTAATCCCGGCAGGTCGAAACTGCTGTTCTATTTCGGCGGAAATGCCGAGGAGGTCTCTTACCTGATCCCCAAGGCGGCCGGATCCAAGGATTGCTCCTTTGTCCTGATGAACTACAGGGGATACGGCCAGAGCCAGGGGAAGCCCAGCGAGACCAGCCTCTGCAGCGACGCCCTTGAAATATATGATTCTTTTGCCGGCCGGACCGGGGCCAAGGACCAGAGGATAATAATCATGGGCCGGAGCATCGGGACCGGGGTGGCCGTGTTCCTGGCAAAAAACAGGAAAAGCGACGGTGTTATCCTCGTTTCACCGTATAATGACTTTAAGTCCCTTGCACAATACCATTTCCCATACCTGCCGGTCGGCCTGATGATCAAGTATAAATTCAATTCCGGGGAAAAAGCCCCCTCCATTAAATCGCCTTTAATGATCATGCTGGGCACCGAGGATAAAACGATACCACCCCAACAATCACGGTTGCTGGCACAAAAATGGGGAGGCATGGTTACCATCAAAGAGTTTGAGGGTGCGGACCATAATACATTTGGTCATGGTTACTGGCAATGTATAAAAGAATTCCTCAATCAATATTGA